A stretch of Synechococcales cyanobacterium T60_A2020_003 DNA encodes these proteins:
- a CDS encoding cation-transporting P-type ATPase, with amino-acid sequence MGLPHQPLWALSPDEVYPYLGTAKTGLSTGDADQRLAQFGANELPEPAHRPLWLRFTDQLSHFMALLLWVAGGLAFISGTPELGWAIWAVIWINAIFSFWQEFQAEQALTALKNVLPLQVNVYRDGQLQSIPARELVRGDVMQLEEGDRISADARLVSAESLLIDVSVLTGESLPVARNQHPVSIREVVSLRSGQPIPSGEHPLQEQVNLAEIANLVLAGSTVASGRGTAVVYATGAQTEFGHVAHLTTEVQREPSTLEVQVAHIVRILTTIAVSMGSIVFLLTSLLIGMDLKESFIFAIGIIVALVPEGLLPTVTLSLAIGVQRMVRRNALVRRLSAVETLSATTVICTDKTGTLTKNEMTVHSLWIPWQPLEGVSVSLVDASTPPHRHNEVHPGIPPTIIEITGAGYDPTIGNVRVPSGFTANWKVDLLLMGASLCSNARLIHLTAPSRWEEIGDPTEAALLVAAAKAGLNLESLQKQLPRLREVPFDSRRRMMTVVLDWRASTVWSNESPYLAFTKGAPLEVLRHCTSILRNGSLSTLTQDAWNEVVAANDGLAQQGFRVLGVAARRGDAEMIDMRSQDLEQTLTFLGLVAMFDPPRPEVPDALAQCHSAGIKVTMVTGDYGLTAEAIARQIGLVQNSVRVVTGDGMGHLSDAQLRQILKYRTGLVFARMSPEHKLRLVQAYKSNGEIVAVTGDGVNDAPALRASHIGIAMGLKGTDVAREAADIVLTDDNFATIVSAVEEGRAIYQNIRKFMTYILASNVPELVPFLAMVALKIPPALVIMQILAIDLGTDMLPALALGAERAEMGTMQQPPRKTSQTLLDTPLLVRSYCILGVVEGVLGMLAFFLVWWSYGYGLAELQSITPDILTHSATAATIAIYVQATTMTLASVVACQTGNVFACRSERISAFSLGFFSNPLIWWGIAAEWGLVLLITHPGFLRDIFSVAPLVPWQWLALIVCPPLVLGIDELYKRFLHRSPSSGDRSHLKANRNTSRRA; translated from the coding sequence ATGGGATTACCGCATCAGCCCCTTTGGGCACTCTCTCCGGACGAGGTCTATCCCTATTTGGGAACAGCAAAAACAGGTCTGTCCACAGGAGATGCTGATCAGCGACTCGCTCAATTCGGTGCCAACGAATTGCCCGAACCTGCCCATCGCCCCCTTTGGTTGCGCTTTACGGATCAACTCAGCCATTTCATGGCGCTCTTGCTGTGGGTCGCTGGAGGACTCGCCTTTATCTCTGGCACGCCAGAACTGGGATGGGCGATCTGGGCTGTTATTTGGATTAATGCGATATTTAGCTTCTGGCAAGAGTTTCAGGCCGAGCAAGCCCTGACAGCGTTGAAAAATGTGTTACCCCTCCAGGTTAATGTCTATCGAGATGGACAGCTTCAATCCATTCCGGCGCGGGAATTGGTGCGCGGCGATGTGATGCAGTTAGAAGAGGGCGATCGTATCTCTGCCGATGCCCGCCTCGTCAGTGCTGAGAGTCTATTGATCGATGTCTCGGTGTTAACGGGAGAATCGCTGCCCGTTGCTCGCAACCAGCATCCCGTTAGCATTCGCGAGGTGGTATCCCTTCGCAGTGGGCAGCCGATCCCGTCGGGTGAGCATCCTTTGCAAGAACAGGTGAATCTTGCTGAAATTGCGAACTTGGTACTCGCAGGCTCTACGGTCGCCTCTGGTCGGGGAACAGCGGTTGTCTATGCGACGGGAGCCCAAACCGAGTTTGGACATGTTGCTCACCTCACCACAGAGGTACAGCGAGAACCCAGTACCCTAGAGGTGCAAGTCGCCCATATTGTCAGAATCCTAACCACGATTGCCGTCAGTATGGGAAGCATCGTTTTTCTGCTGACCTCTCTGTTGATTGGCATGGATCTGAAGGAGAGTTTCATCTTTGCCATTGGTATCATTGTTGCCCTAGTGCCAGAGGGACTTTTACCCACGGTGACGCTGTCTTTGGCAATCGGGGTGCAGCGGATGGTGCGTCGCAATGCCCTGGTGCGTCGTCTATCTGCGGTTGAAACCCTGAGCGCCACAACGGTCATCTGCACCGACAAAACGGGAACTCTAACCAAGAATGAAATGACCGTCCATTCCCTCTGGATTCCGTGGCAGCCTCTAGAGGGAGTCTCCGTCTCTCTGGTAGACGCTAGCACTCCCCCCCATCGACACAATGAAGTTCATCCCGGTATTCCTCCCACAATTATCGAGATTACGGGCGCAGGCTACGATCCCACCATTGGCAATGTGCGAGTACCATCAGGCTTTACGGCCAACTGGAAAGTAGACTTGTTACTAATGGGAGCATCCCTGTGTTCCAACGCCCGCCTTATCCACCTCACCGCCCCGAGCCGATGGGAAGAGATTGGCGATCCAACGGAGGCAGCGCTCTTAGTGGCCGCCGCCAAAGCGGGACTCAATCTAGAATCTCTTCAAAAACAGCTCCCTCGCTTGCGTGAGGTGCCCTTTGATTCCCGACGACGGATGATGACCGTGGTATTGGATTGGCGTGCGTCTACAGTGTGGTCTAATGAATCGCCTTATCTTGCATTTACCAAAGGTGCGCCCTTGGAGGTTTTGCGGCACTGTACCTCTATTCTTCGCAATGGCTCCCTATCGACGCTGACTCAGGATGCTTGGAATGAAGTCGTGGCGGCCAATGATGGACTGGCACAACAAGGATTCCGGGTATTAGGGGTGGCTGCTCGTCGTGGTGATGCCGAAATGATAGACATGCGATCGCAAGATCTGGAGCAAACCCTCACCTTTTTGGGGTTGGTGGCCATGTTTGATCCCCCCCGTCCCGAAGTTCCCGATGCCTTAGCCCAATGCCACTCCGCAGGTATTAAGGTCACGATGGTGACAGGAGACTACGGCCTCACCGCCGAGGCGATCGCCCGTCAAATTGGGTTGGTGCAAAATTCCGTTCGAGTAGTTACGGGAGACGGCATGGGACATCTATCCGATGCTCAATTGCGGCAAATTTTGAAATATCGCACAGGGCTAGTTTTTGCGCGGATGTCTCCGGAACATAAGCTGCGACTGGTGCAAGCCTATAAAAGTAACGGTGAGATTGTAGCGGTAACTGGGGATGGTGTGAATGATGCTCCGGCTCTACGGGCGTCTCATATTGGGATTGCGATGGGACTGAAGGGAACCGATGTGGCACGGGAAGCGGCAGATATTGTCCTCACCGACGATAACTTTGCCACCATCGTCTCTGCGGTTGAAGAAGGGCGAGCAATTTATCAAAATATTCGAAAATTTATGACCTATATTTTGGCCTCCAACGTACCCGAGTTAGTTCCTTTCTTAGCAATGGTAGCCCTGAAAATTCCTCCGGCTCTGGTGATTATGCAGATTCTTGCCATTGACTTGGGAACTGATATGTTGCCTGCGTTGGCGCTCGGTGCCGAACGAGCAGAGATGGGCACCATGCAGCAGCCTCCCCGCAAGACCTCTCAAACCTTGTTAGATACGCCTCTCTTAGTGCGTTCCTACTGCATTTTAGGTGTGGTGGAGGGTGTATTAGGTATGCTGGCTTTCTTCTTAGTATGGTGGAGTTATGGCTATGGACTGGCAGAGTTACAATCGATCACACCGGATATTTTGACCCATTCTGCCACAGCAGCAACAATCGCGATTTATGTACAAGCAACAACAATGACCCTTGCGTCTGTCGTGGCGTGCCAAACCGGAAACGTTTTTGCATGCCGTTCTGAACGTATTTCCGCCTTCTCGTTAGGTTTCTTTTCAAATCCCTTGATTTGGTGGGGAATAGCAGCCGAGTGGGGCTTGGTGTTACTTATCACGCACCCTGGCTTTCTCCGCGACATTTTTTCCGTTGCGCCTCTAGTTCCTTGGCAGTGGTTGGCTCTCATCGTTTGTCCACCACTGGTCTTAGGTATTGATGAACTGTACAAACGATTCCTGCACCGATCGCCTTCCTCCGGCGACCGAT